Within Anopheles nili chromosome 3, idAnoNiliSN_F5_01, whole genome shotgun sequence, the genomic segment CGGTCCTTTGATAAGATCCGGATTGACCACCTTTGCCCATCGCTGCTGGCACTGGACGTCACTGCGATCCTTCAGCAACTTCGAGATAATCTCCCACCGTTCGCCACATTGCTCGACCAGCTGCTTGAGGGCGGCATCCTGTGTTTGTGGGAGAAATCGGGAAATTGGGAAAACTGTAGCCCAGCCTACGAGGGTCCGTCTGTGCACATTCGAACAGTGGAATCGTTTCCTTACCTCGTGCTTCGTCCACCGAGCCTTGAAGGATTTCTCTCCTTGCGAGTGCTCCGAATTATCGTCATCCGAGGTATCCATCGTTCCTGACATTCGTATCTTCTAGCTCTAGTTCGAATCTCCTTTGTATCGTCGAATGGCAATATGCAAAAGTTCAATCAACTTCTTCGTCCTTTCACGCAGGGACGCGATCCCCGGTGGCACagactacacacacacacacacacacacacacacaacagtgAACAATACACAGGACTTCGCTTAGGCACCAGTTGTGACCCTTGCTACGCCGAGACAAGAGGATCTGCTCGGTAGATAGATCCTTCCGTGGTACGTGGGCATAGGATAGATGGCGCTAAGGCACCGCTCCTGCTCCTAGCATCAGGGGGTAGGTCGTTCGCTTTCTCCCTCGCAccagcgcgatcgcgtttCCTTGctgcgtgtccttttctctTCACGCTACACGCAAGCACTTACGCGAGCGCACACAagccatcaacagcagcagcagccagcatATGCACGTATTATCGCAGTGCCGTGTGTTTAATTATTACTTCCACGGGCAGATGTTTTGTTTCCGCTCGCAGCATACACCTCCTTATGCTCCCTGGCCGAGCAAGCCAGCGTGTGCCACTCCTGCCACagttggttccttttttttctctctctctctctctctctcttccagcTCAACGTTTTCCCGCACAGTCAGCGTCTATTACGCTTCCACCTAGGCAACGCAATGATGCCACCCCGTCACAAGGGGTGCTGTCTGTTGTTGGctgctctctctatctctacGTTCTTGCTCgttgcgctctctttctcgcgcgaCCACTTTCCCAAGCAAACTTGACGAAAGCGGTCCTTGATCGCACGTGTACCTCACTTCTATTCCGTTCTCGCCCACTGGCTCACAGACACACTACACCCGGGCACACGATGGAAAACACGattcaaaagaaaactaacAGGAGACCTTTTCGCACTCAGCCGCTTGCTGCCGCAACACCACACCCGTCCGCCACACACAGTGGATCACATTCGCGCAGCagcacacgttttttttttcctgctttcaaGGCAATTTTGAACCGGCTAGCGCATGACACAACGGGACGTTGAATTGAATGAATGCTAGTGGTTGCAACTAAACTAGCGCCAGCAACTTAACCAGCCGCGCACCTTTACCCGATAGGGGTGGACTCGACacgttcgcacacacacacaaatacacagacacacaaatcCAAACAGGCTTGCGGGGTGAATTTTTCAGCCCTCTTGTATTTCCTCCTgatcatgcttttttttggtacacCGCACCCTTCTCCGCAGTAAACGCGcacggtgaaataaaataatcgtCCCGGGTAGCGATTTGATATTTGACCGAAAATCCTACCAGCCGATTCGAATCTGCTCAACAGAGGGGACGCACCGTCCCTTCTGCGTTCCTTGTTTTTCACCGAAACGCCCCACGAGTGCGCAAGTTTTATACAATCGTGCGGCCCTGGCGAAAGAATAGCGTAGCCTAGGGTGCCCGAATCAACCCCTCAACATTATGGCCCGAGCCTTGATGTTGTCGCTGCGCCTTTCCACTGCAACCATGCACTGTTTACGTTTTCCCCCTTACTGGGTGTGTGTCTCCCCCTCTGAGCACGATCTCTAATTTTGAACCTCGCTAGGGGGTTGCCGAAGTAGTTCCGTAAAGGTGGATGGTCTGAAATTGCGGCACTTTCATTGGACAAGTGCGATTTTCAAATGGTTTGCTGATCGTCACCGTTATCAAACTCGATACGCTCACGCGCTCGCACTCGTCATGGGGCTCTCCATTTTTCTCACTGCAAGCTGTGGCGAACTGTACGCCGTTGCGCAAGTCCCGATAGCAATGCTATTATCCGATTAGCAAGTAAAGCTCTCCCGTGTTGTTCCGGAACCGTTGAGTACGCACGACGAAACATAAACAACCGGACATCAGGCAAGGACCGTCTCTGCGCTCCGATATTTGACTAGAAGTAGGTTTGGTAGCACGAATAGTACGGCACGCGGTACACAACGAGCATGAAAACAGTAAACACGCACAAAAGCGACCTCGCTGCGCTGCGCTGCTTGCAATGTACTGCTTTTAAAACGGAAGTGACACCGTTGTACGGTCGATGTTTTCATTCGACGATATCGGTGCACGATCCTTGCAGCGACAGGACGCACGAACAACCCGTGGAAACATTCTTATTTCACGTCGCGCAGCACTTTCGGCAGCTGGCACTGAATGCATCCATTTTCTGCTCGTATCCAGGACGAGCTGTATTTGGCTTCTCTTCACGGGCTAAATCTATATTGTTAGTCGCACTTAGCAACGAATATGCACATCGTTGTTACACTTGCAATGTAGTTTGGTAAAATAGATAGAAGTAAAATTGTAAATCGTTCTAAAGATAGGGAAATACGTCCCTGTCGTCGTTACGCGTTTTGTGaccgttttcgctttcttcgaaGCAGTCGAATAATCCGTCAACTGCTACGAAAAGCCTTTTCAAGAGGGCACGCCATTAAAGGCCTTTTCTTGACTCGTACGACGCATTGCACCGTTGGAAAATATTGGCGAAAAATATCATCtttttgtttagtttatttgcattaaaatttctaatcaaacaaaaaaaagcagaatatttatttataaaatctTAATTTACTCTTGAAGTCATCATATGATGAGCGATAAAGCAATATGAAATTTGTACATAATCGTGTGGCCAAACATGTGCAACATTGTCCAATTATACGTCGTAATAATTTCtataaaattacaaaacattttgaataatattttacaaatgTAGGAGTTTTAATGAGTtgataaacaaacaatttctTTAGTTCGAAATGCGATAATATTTTCATCGGCTCAGATTTTCCTGAATGTGAGTGGCATACATTTTTCACAGGACCTATATGCATTTGGCGCccagtatttgttttgttgtatcTTGTGTATATGTTGTTTGTTTAGCATGTCTTCAAAAAAGttcttttttatattcaaGGGTATTAACAagcctttttttaaatttgtaaatattttctgATAATATTATTTGCATTCCAGATTCGTTAGTCGAAGCTGATAACACTAGTTTAAGCATTGTTGCATTAAGAAATCCTGCGACGAAAAATGCAACTAAATATTTGTTTCGGCAGACAAGTAACAGGAACGATTTATACGAATTGAACTGCTTCAACGAACAGCATCGCTCGTGGTTTATCAACGAGACTGTATGCTCTAATGGCAAGATATTCATGCCCACGCCCGTAGATCCACTGTTTCTCGTTTTGCCATACTTAGTAGAAAACTGTTGCGAACGTGCGGTTCCGTTGGATCAAATTTTGGTAGATGATTCGTTTCCTTCCATCGTCCGTTTAACTGATACGTTGTCTCCAACTCGGTTGAGCTTAGTAGCCGACAAAAAGAGTGCTGGTAAAATAGTAGCATATAAGTATAACGAACAAAAGACCGTGGAATGGTTGGTAGCCAAGTGCCACCGATTAAAGGGATCCATTAGTAAACAGGAGACCCCCTCAGTTCGTTCATTGAACTATatcaaggaagaaaaagaaaatgagaagGACGAGGCGGATGATCATGGCGCAGTTCAAACGGCTTTCGGAATCGTCAGTGAttacatttcacttgaacttATAAAAAAACTTTCCGTGGCTCTTGGTTTTCCAGAGGAtgaaaatatatcaaaaaaaCGCAAGTCTGCTGTTGATTTAGAATCCAGTGTAatgaaaaaactaaaaaaggaAGAATTACACGAGACCACGCCGATAAAACTGCCGGCCGCGGAAAAAAAGATTTCTGCCAAAGCAAAGGCGATGGCCAAAGCGGCCAGTGGATCGAAGAGCATCTCCAGTTTTTtcaagaaataaataatagcTTCAGAATATTCAACGTAACTATTTTAGATATATTTTGACATGAATAACATAAAGGTAATAATACTTTCTACACAAATATACGAGAATTAGACtttggtattttgtttttcacgtgCTAGTGGATGCCTGCAACTCCTGTTGCTGGCATAGCGTAATAAGCCTTTCTTGGGCACCTTGAAGTATGTTCATAATAACTACCACCTTCTGTTTAACCCGCACCATACGCTTAAAATACTCGTGCAAAACTGGATCGTTCTCAAAGTTGAGATTCTTCATTTCTCCGGATAGTTCTTCCAACTGTTGGCGCAAATCACTTTGCGTTTTACTCGCTCCTAAAATGTTATTCTCTAGATCATCGATCACTGGCTTGAAGAGACGGAAAAAGCCCTCCGTCAAGATGTCGCGAGTAGGATTTTCACACAAATTTTCTGTAttgtccgttcgttcgtcgtcGATGGAAGTAAGCGAACTATCGGAATGATCGTCGGCCATCGCTGAAGTGACTGTTATCGTGAAGCGATAAGTGCGTGATGTTTGCCTTAAAATTTTAACCACAAGATCTTAGATGATTATTTATAACAACttttttcgaaataaaaacggcaaatttttcaacaacaagAATTTTCCTTTAAGTTCTTGTTTTCTGgtatttttgttattgatttgcattttttgttctcaaaaatgtcaaaatatacAGTTTTTAGTCCTAGTGAAAAATCATATAGACTCAAAATATTGTACATGAATTTGACAATTGAATCAAGACGTTTCGCCGAGAACGCATGGCTTAGCAAATCATTTATCCCATGCGGCCAATGAAGCTACAAGCCGAGGCTTTGTAATTCGAGCTGATAATTCCAAAAACATAGTTACAAGTTCGTTTTCTACCTTCTAAAACTACTAAAAACTCAACATGGTAAGTTGATCTGCACTATGAAGACAATTAATTGCGCGGATAAGTGGAGTTTACTATGAAAATCATCTATGGTGGTTTATCGGTGCGAAACCGCGTGGTTTCCATGATGCCCGGCATTTGTTGATATAGCGGCgctgtgtttctttttctacagACTGACGAGGTCAATCCGAAGGCGTACCCTCTGGCCGAACAGGCGCTTACTTCGAAGATCATGACACTCATTCAGCAGGCGGTTAACTACAAGCAGTTGCGCCGCGGAGCTAACGAAGCCACCAAAACCTTGAATCGGGGTCTGTCCGAGTTCATCGTGATGGCTGCTGATGCAGAGCCGATCGAAATCATCCTCCATTTGCCGCTCTTGTGCGAGGACAAGAACGTACCGTACGTGTTCGTTCGCTCTAAGCAGGCTCTGGGTCGAGCATGCGGTGTTTCGCGTCCGATCGTTGCTTGCTCGGTGACTATCGACGAGGGATCGCAATTGAAATCTCAGATCGTGTCGATTCAGCAGGAGATCGAACGTCTGCTTGTATAAAAAGGTAAAGCTTTTCTGCCATATTCGGCAAAGTACAAACCGTATTATGAcgcattttatttgtttttaaaatataatgcGCAGTGAAACGTGAAACTATATACAACGTTTTACGAATAAAATCCGTAAAACtcgaaacaattttattttcttgctaGTTCTTGTTTGAAATTCTTAtttatccttctttttctATACACtaatcatcatcgtcgtcaaaCTTAATGTGGTTGTTAATCTTCCGGATTAACTTAGTTCGTCCTCGCACTCTTTCTGTTTTGACTCGTTTGTTGAGTTTATCCTCTCGATCGCGCATCATTTTATCCCAGTACTGTTGCTCAAGCTCGCCGCTTAATATCTGCGCGCTGTGTTCAGCCGAATTGTACTCTTTCACTAGCGCATTTGCAGAAGCCGGCTTATCAACTCGAACAAACGCTTCGAATTCGCCTTCCTTCACGTCGATGTACTTTACGTAAGAATACTGACGTAGTTCAGATCGAAAGTCCTTCACGTCCACGCACGGTTCCCGGAACTTAACACTTACTATTAGCCCCggttcgaaagaaaacaacggTTTTTTCGCAAGTGCGGCGCTTTCTTCCGATTGCTCCTGCTGATGAAGGTgcacttcattttcttccgAACGTTCGTCATCAATTGGCATCGCTCCATAAAAGTTGACCCTCGGAGAGGATTTTATCGATTTCATGGCTATTCCACCGGTCACAGTAGTAGCCACCGTTTTTGGAtggcgttggtggtgttttcccGTTTGCACAAACAAACGTTTTAATTTCTTCGCTTCTTGCTTCTGTAAATTGAGATACTTATTCCTCAAACGTCGCCATTCTTtcctgaaaacaaaaaagcgtaAAATAGTATCCTTTTTATCGTAAGTGGGTCGAATACTAACTTGGTCATTATTTTGAGCTCATAAACTTTATCGTCCAACTGGAGCTCTTTTTTGATAATGCTGGAGCCTTTACGTTGTCgacattttttccttccaccttCCAAATCTATCTCAGTAATATGATCCTGTTCCGTACTTCCCAGCTTTTCATTTGCTGCATCATTCTTATCAACAATTTCATTCTGTTTGGCCTGAACTTCATCATCGCTTGTGGACTCGGGAACTAGtttgttttcatgttttaCACACGCGTTTTCCTCTTGGTCTATTTGAGGAAAGTCTTGCGTATCTTCTTCGTCTTCACTTGCCGGCTCGATTTTATGTCTCTTTGCCGCTGGTTCACCTCCTCCATCATCCTGTTCCGGATCATTTTCTGAGGCAGAAGGCAATACAATCGATTGCGACCCCAATTGCTGCACTTCGACTTCtgatgtttcttgtttttctggTTCGGGATTATCGGTCCCTTCTTGCTCGTTCTTATCCTGTTCGTAGGTTTTTATGCTCGCC encodes:
- the LOC128727041 gene encoding SNAPIN protein homolog — encoded protein: MADDHSDSSLTSIDDERTDNTENLCENPTRDILTEGFFRLFKPVIDDLENNILGASKTQSDLRQQLEELSGEMKNLNFENDPVLHEYFKRMVRVKQKVVVIMNILQGAQERLITLCQQQELQASTST
- the LOC128727037 gene encoding ribonuclease H2 subunit B, encoding MSSKKFFFIFKDSLVEADNTSLSIVALRNPATKNATKYLFRQTSNRNDLYELNCFNEQHRSWFINETVCSNGKIFMPTPVDPLFLVLPYLVENCCERAVPLDQILVDDSFPSIVRLTDTLSPTRLSLVADKKSAGKIVAYKYNEQKTVEWLVAKCHRLKGSISKQETPSVRSLNYIKEEKENEKDEADDHGAVQTAFGIVSDYISLELIKKLSVALGFPEDENISKKRKSAVDLESSVMKKLKKEELHETTPIKLPAAEKKISAKAKAMAKAASGSKSISSFFKK
- the LOC128723747 gene encoding la-related protein 7, translating into MELEKASLGKDAEKEKSDAKKGRHRRKHKFNSIRAQMEFYFSDANLTKDRYLGQLVRNDPFIPLEEFLKFNKIKALTTNADDIANSIKNSNLIELSEDRTKVRRKTELTVKENCEECTIYVESLPPKANHDWVRNVFSGYGKVAYVSLPKFKHSRKIKEFGFIEFEEESSVQKALKAFETFGGVLAYETTDPAKMASIKTYEQDKNEQEGTDNPEPEKQETSEVEVQQLGSQSIVLPSASENDPEQDDGGGEPAAKRHKIEPASEDEEDTQDFPQIDQEENACVKHENKLVPESTSDDEVQAKQNEIVDKNDAANEKLGSTEQDHITEIDLEGGRKKCRQRKGSSIIKKELQLDDKVYELKIMTKKEWRRLRNKYLNLQKQEAKKLKRLFVQTGKHHQRHPKTVATTVTGGIAMKSIKSSPRVNFYGAMPIDDERSEENEVHLHQQEQSEESAALAKKPLFSFEPGLIVSVKFREPCVDVKDFRSELRQYSYVKYIDVKEGEFEAFVRVDKPASANALVKEYNSAEHSAQILSGELEQQYWDKMMRDREDKLNKRVKTERVRGRTKLIRKINNHIKFDDDDD
- the LOC128727039 gene encoding NHP2-like protein 1 homolog, producing MTDEVNPKAYPLAEQALTSKIMTLIQQAVNYKQLRRGANEATKTLNRGLSEFIVMAADAEPIEIILHLPLLCEDKNVPYVFVRSKQALGRACGVSRPIVACSVTIDEGSQLKSQIVSIQQEIERLLV